The genome window AAGATATCAAAGGCTTGAAAGCAGCTCAGACGCTCACGAGCAACCTGACTGACATCGCGAAGAAGAACGGTGCAGAGATCGTAGGGGTGGAAGGCTTTAACCAGGCAATCGACCTTCTCGTCTCCAAGCGTGTCGACATCACGATCAACGACGGCCTCTCTCTCCTGGACTTCCTGAAACAGAAGCCTGATACGCCAATCAAGATCGTAGCCAAGGATCCGAATGTCGCGGAAAACGGCTTTATGTTCCGCAAAGGCAGCAAAGAGCTGGTAGATGCCTTCAACAGCGCGCTGGACGAAATGTCCAAGGATGGCACGCTGAAAAAAATCTCTGAGAAATGGTTTGGTGCAGATGTCTCTCAGTAACTTTTTTGACAATCCAGAACGCCTGGACCGTTGGATCTCAATCGCGCAAAGCTCCTTTCTCCCTCTGGTGAAAGGAGCCTTGCTCTATTCTTTGACGCTCGCGATTGCGTCCTTTTTCTTCGGTCTCATCATCGCTATTTTTACAGCATTGGCGCGAATCTCGGGAATCAAGCCGCTTGTGGCCATCGCCCGCGTCTACGTCTCGATCATTCGCGGTACACCTCTGCTCGTGCAGCTGTTTATCATCTTTTTCGGTCTTCCCAGCATCGGGGTGATGATCGATCCGATTCCATCTGCCATCATCGGGTTCTCTCTCAGCGTCGGAGCTTACTCTTCCGAAGTGGTCAGAGCAGCGATCCTGTCCATTCCAAAAGGCCAATGGGAGGCTGCGTACTCCATCGGTATGACGTACCGGCAGGCTCTGCAGCGGGTCATTCTCCCGCAGGCAGCTCGCGTTTCGGTGCCGCCTTTGTCCAATTCCTTTATCAGCCTGGTCAAGGATACCTCTCTCGCTGCTGCGATTCTCGTACCGGAGATGTTCCGAAAAGCGCAGGAAATCGTCGCATCCACCTATGAGCCTCTCCTCGTCTATTCGGAGGCCGCACTGATCTACTGGATGATTTGCTTTGTGCTCTCTATCATTCAGGACCGGCTCGAGAACCGGCTGGACCGTTACGTTTAATTGAATTGAAGTAGAAGTAGGTGAATTTCAAGCCATGATAGCCATCACGGATTTGCACAAGCAGTTTCATCACCTGCAAGTGTTGAAAGGAATCTCCTTGAGTGTGGCCAAAGGGAAAGTCATCGTCATCATCGGACCGTCCGGCTCTGGGAAAACCACCCTTCTTCGCTGTTTGAACGCGCTGGAGGTACCGACCAGCGGCGCCGTTCAAATCGGAGAGGTCAAGATGGATTTCTCGAAAAAGGTAGAGCGCTCCCAGCTGCCACAGCTGCGCAAGCAAACGGGCATGGTGTTTCAGAACTACAATCTCTTTCCGCACATGACAGCCTTGGAGAACGTCATGGAAGGCCCGGTCACAGTGAAAAAGGAGACCAAAGAAAAAGCGAGGGCCAAAGCCTCCACTCTCCTCGCAAAAGTGGGACTCGGCGATAAGCTCGATCATTACCCGGCGCAGCTTTCGGGGGGGCAACAGCAGCGTGTGGGAATTGCCCGCGCTCTCGCGATGGATCCGCAGGTCATGCTGTTTGACGAGCCTACATCAGCGCTGGATCCGGAGCTGGTCGGCGAGGTACTCAAGGTCATGAAGGAGCTGGCACAGGAAGGTATGACCATGGTAGTCGTCACCCACGAGATGGGCTTTGCACGCGAGGTGGCGGACGAAGTCATTTTCATGGATCAAGGAGTCATCGTGGAGCACGGCACTCCGGAGCAGCTCTTTACCAGTCCTCGTGAAGAGAGAACACGCCAGTTCCTGCAGCATTTGAAGTAAAATCTCTTTTTCGGCTAGAAAAAAAAAGACTCTGCGCCTCTCAATTGGCACAGAGTCTTTTTTCATGTAAAAATTCCTTAGTCATCACAGAAACATGCGATCAGAAGAATGATGAGAATGATCCACAGAAAACCGCCATTGCCGAATCCAAAGCCAAATCCCATCGCTATCTCTCCCCTCTCCTGCCGATGTGAGCTGCTGTCTATCAAACAGCGCTTCTATCTCACCATATGAAAACCCGGTCATACCCGTATGGATGCCTGTCTAGCTCGTGTCCCAAATGCAAAAAAAACGGGTGCTTGCCTCTCCAGGCCTAAAAATTAACAAATGCTTCATGTTGTCTCTACCGTTCCTTAACATCTGTCCTCTATCATGGAGATTGTCAGACCCTACGATGGACATATCGTCCTCCATTTGCCGCCCGAATAGCCCCCTTCTAGATCGGGCGGGCTTTTTTCATGAAACCAAACATGCAAAAAAAGCGAGCCTCTCAAAGAGCGCTCGCTTGCTTCTATTCGAACCTCGTGAATTTGTTCTCTGCCGGTGTTCGCGGCCCTGGCTTTGGAACAGCATCCTGATCGAAAAATCCGAGATGCAGGAATCCGACGATCTTCTCACCTGGGGCAACGCCCAGGACCTGATGGGCCTTGGGATCCCAGTTGTGCGGGTTTGTCTTCCAGACGACGCCGAGGCCCTTCTCCCAGGCAAGCAGCTGAAAGTTTTGGATCATCGCACAGGTAGCGCTGAAGTCTTCTTCCCATTGCTTCTGGCGAGGGTCTTCTTTCATGATCACGATCAGATAAGCCGCAGGAGCACTGAACAGCTCACGGCGGGTTGCCTGCTGCTCCGGAGCGTATACCGGAAGCATCCGTTCGATGAAGCTCTCTTTGTTTTCTGTCGGGACAAACAAAAACCGCCACGGCTCGCGCAATCCATGATTCGGCGCATAGACAGCGTCATTCAAGAGTTCAAGGACCAGCGATTCCGGAACCGAATCCGGTTTATAGTCTTTTTTAATCGAGCGGCGCTCGCGAATGATTTTGGAGATTGACATAGGTTCACCTTCTAGTAAAGAAATGTAATTTTGATAATGGTTCTCATTTTCATATGTTATCGTTTACGTAGCTCAAAATCAAGTGGCACCTATCATGAATTTTCCATATTCCGCATATGACCGGCATGATACAATCCTTACCAGGAGGCGATGTTGCGTGAATCAAGAACGTCCACACTTGATCAGACCTGGCTTTTTCAGCATCAATGCCGCAGCGGATCGGCGACGAAACGAGTTTGACTTCCACAATGAAGCGCTGCTCTATCATGATCGCACCATCGATACGATCTTTTTTGGAGACTCTATTACGCACTGGTGGGAT of Brevibacillus choshinensis contains these proteins:
- a CDS encoding amino acid ABC transporter permease, with product MSLSNFFDNPERLDRWISIAQSSFLPLVKGALLYSLTLAIASFFFGLIIAIFTALARISGIKPLVAIARVYVSIIRGTPLLVQLFIIFFGLPSIGVMIDPIPSAIIGFSLSVGAYSSEVVRAAILSIPKGQWEAAYSIGMTYRQALQRVILPQAARVSVPPLSNSFISLVKDTSLAAAILVPEMFRKAQEIVASTYEPLLVYSEAALIYWMICFVLSIIQDRLENRLDRYV
- a CDS encoding nitroreductase family protein; this encodes MSISKIIRERRSIKKDYKPDSVPESLVLELLNDAVYAPNHGLREPWRFLFVPTENKESFIERMLPVYAPEQQATRRELFSAPAAYLIVIMKEDPRQKQWEEDFSATCAMIQNFQLLAWEKGLGVVWKTNPHNWDPKAHQVLGVAPGEKIVGFLHLGFFDQDAVPKPGPRTPAENKFTRFE
- a CDS encoding amino acid ABC transporter ATP-binding protein; translation: MIAITDLHKQFHHLQVLKGISLSVAKGKVIVIIGPSGSGKTTLLRCLNALEVPTSGAVQIGEVKMDFSKKVERSQLPQLRKQTGMVFQNYNLFPHMTALENVMEGPVTVKKETKEKARAKASTLLAKVGLGDKLDHYPAQLSGGQQQRVGIARALAMDPQVMLFDEPTSALDPELVGEVLKVMKELAQEGMTMVVVTHEMGFAREVADEVIFMDQGVIVEHGTPEQLFTSPREERTRQFLQHLK